From the genome of Vibrio orientalis CIP 102891 = ATCC 33934:
GATAAATGACCATGAGCCTTAAGAAAGAACTACAAAACCTGAACAACCGTATCGACAACTGCAATCGCAAACTTGATGCTGCAAAGGGCCGTGGTGATGGTGAAATGATCAAGAAGTTTACTGATGAGCTAGATAAGCTAAACAAAAAAGTAAGCTCCATGAAGCACAAGCAACAGTACGACATGAACAAAGAGCGTAAAAGCTTGCAAGACATGCCGTTTTCTCGCGAAATTACTAAAGCAGAACAGGCAGATATGGGTAAGCTTAAGAAATCAGTACGCGGTCTAGTCGTTGTGCACCCAATGACGAAGCTGGGTAAAGAGCTAAAAATTCAGGTGATGACAGGTTACGCACCGAAGAAATTCTAATTGTTGGTCAATTCCAATAAACAAAAAGCGCCTATTGGCGCTTTTTTTGATCTTAAAATTCAATAAGCTCTATTTTTATATGCGGCTTTCTTCGCTAACGATCTAGATTGAGTAACTGCGCTAAACACTTTTTATCTAATATCGGGTGAGGCTCAATACTGGTGATTAAAACGATATCAACGGCGGGAAGAACCGGCATGTTATCGAGCACTTTCAAATCTTGGGTTACACTCATCCCACCCAATGCACCAATCGCCATTTTAGAACGTACGATAGCGCGCAAAGCGGAAGCGGTATTACAACAAGCCAACAGTTGATGTGAGGTCCCTTGCTTGGTTAGACCGTCAATCGCGGCTGCGTGATATTGGCAATCTCTTTGAAATAATGCGAGAGGGATAGAGTTGTATTGTTCGAGTTCGAACTCTGAGTGACTGATCCAAACTCCTTTATCACTGGCGAGAAAATACCCCTCCTCGCTGCCTGCAGCGCGGGAGACAATCGCAGCATCTAACTGACCGTTATCAAGCTTTTCTCTCAGGCTTGGACTTGGTTCGCTAAAAACTTGAATAGAACAAGTGGGCTCTGCTTGCTGTAACACGCGGATGACTTTGGGTAACACTCTCTCATTGTAATCTTCCGGACAGCCTAAGCGGAGAGGACGTTTATTCTCGTATCGCCTAACTTGTTTGAGCGCATTGTTGTGTAAGCCGACCAATTGTTCTGCGTGAGAGCGCAGCGCGATGCCTGCTTCACTCAACACAAGATTTCGGCCTTCTTTGACGAACAAACTGACATTGAGCTCATCTTCCAATTTGCGCATTTGAGCACTGAAAGCAGACTGAGTTCGATTAATCTGTTTGGCTGCTCGGGTAAAGCTGCCGGTTTCGATAAATGCCAGAAAGCTACGTAGCGCTTCGATATCCATATCTAATGTGATCCATCGTTTTTATTAAAGTCTTCCATCAAAACTATCTGTTAGTCCTATAAAAAACAATCAGATATTGTTACTTGCACCTTAACCAGTTATTGCAAATACAGCATGGAGGCATCAATGCAACTCTTTATCGGTAACCAAAACTATTCAAGCTGGTCACTTCGAGCGTGGCTAATATTCTCTCAATATCAGTTAGATGTGGAGATAGTAAAGCTGGGGCTAGGGACTAAGCAGTTCTACAATACCTTAGCGCCGATCTCACCAACGGCAAAAGTTCCAACCCTGTTGGACAGTGGCGTCACTGTGTGGGACTCACTTGCTATCCTAGAATACATCAATGAGCAATACCTTGACGGAAAAGCGTGGCCCAGTGACACCCAACAACGTGCAAAAGCGCGTGCTATTACGGCTGAAATGCACTCTGGATTTTTCGATTTACGAAGTGAGCTTCCGATGAATATTCGTGCTCGCCGAAAAATACAACTCAGCTCAGGTGCCTTGAAAGACATTGCTCGTATTGACGCAATATGGTCGGAGCAAGCCTCAAAATATCCGAATGAGTGGCTGTTTGGAGAGTGGTCGATAGTCGATGCGATGTATGCGCCAGTTGCACTACGCTTTCAGACCTATGGGATTGAGCTATCGGCAGCGGCCAGCGCCTACCAGCAAAAAGTGTTATCGAGTGAGTCTTTGCAGCAGTGGTTAGATGAAGCAGCGTTGGAGACAAGCATTGTCGAAGAAGATGAGGCAGGCACAGAAATATAGCGTTTAGTACTGTTAATGGACCGTTGAGCTGCCAATGAAAAAGCCGCCTTTTCGGGCGGCTTTTGCTATTTAATATCGGTGTATTTTACTTCGTATGTATGAGTTAACTCATAAACCAAGAAACGAAGATCAAAGCACCAAACAAGAAAGTGACATTGAGTGCCAAAGTGCCACCGCCTGCGGTATACGAACTTTCTAAACACAGGTCAGGAAAATCTGGCTTACGTACCTTTTTCACCATCATTAGTGGTCCCCAAATCGCTAAGAATACGAGTACCATTCCTGCGTAGTCGAGCATACTGACAAACTGGTTTGAGAACAGACTTGCCAACGCCAGTGGTAGTACAAACGTTAATAAGTAAGCGACCGGTTTATTCTTGGTAATCGCATCTTGGTTTTGGTCGTAAAGCGCCATAGAAACACCAAGAAAAGAGGTCACAAGTGCAAGAGCAGAGAATATAGCCACAATTGTCTTGATCATCGACTGCGATGCGCTGAACGCATTGATTAGTTCGGAAATATTATGGAAGCGGCTGATGGCCTCTGTACCAAGGTTACCGATGATGGCAAACAGCCATACCAGATAACAGAATAGAGGGATCAGTGAGCCTAGCAAAATCATGTTTCTGATTTCTTTTTGGCTTGCTTCACGGTTGTAATCAATCAAGGATGGAATCACTACCATAGAAGCGAAACTGGTAAAGATAATTGCGCTGTATTTTACGATATCGTTGACTGAGTATTCTGAGCCTTGAGTGATGTAATCGAGATTAATGTTATTGAGCAACGAGAAAATGACGATAAACAGCATCGCGACCATCATTAAGAATAAGCCGCGGTTAAGGCGGTCAATGTGTCCTTTGCCCGCAACAACGATCACACCCATTAATAAACTAAATAGGGTGTAGCAGGTCGTGGTAGAGACTGAGATACCCACATCACTCAACAGCTTGCTGAGGATGTCACCAATGCCAAGGATGTAAGCAATCGACATACAAACGAGCAGCAGGTAGAACAAGATATTAATGAAGTGCTGGCCAGCTTTACCTAGGGTTAAATACGCCACACTGCTCATGCTGTTGCTTTGCTTGGCTTTACTGCAAGCCTCGGCGAGAAGAAGCGCAGAGAAAGTGGTGCCGATAAAGATAAACAGCATTAAAACGGAACTGACGATAAAACCAAATTGGGCCAATACCATGGGGATAGCAAGCATGCCTGCCCCA
Proteins encoded in this window:
- a CDS encoding YibL family ribosome-associated protein gives rise to the protein MSLKKELQNLNNRIDNCNRKLDAAKGRGDGEMIKKFTDELDKLNKKVSSMKHKQQYDMNKERKSLQDMPFSREITKAEQADMGKLKKSVRGLVVVHPMTKLGKELKIQVMTGYAPKKF
- a CDS encoding LysR family transcriptional regulator, whose translation is MDIEALRSFLAFIETGSFTRAAKQINRTQSAFSAQMRKLEDELNVSLFVKEGRNLVLSEAGIALRSHAEQLVGLHNNALKQVRRYENKRPLRLGCPEDYNERVLPKVIRVLQQAEPTCSIQVFSEPSPSLREKLDNGQLDAAIVSRAAGSEEGYFLASDKGVWISHSEFELEQYNSIPLALFQRDCQYHAAAIDGLTKQGTSHQLLACCNTASALRAIVRSKMAIGALGGMSVTQDLKVLDNMPVLPAVDIVLITSIEPHPILDKKCLAQLLNLDR
- a CDS encoding glutathione S-transferase family protein; translation: MQLFIGNQNYSSWSLRAWLIFSQYQLDVEIVKLGLGTKQFYNTLAPISPTAKVPTLLDSGVTVWDSLAILEYINEQYLDGKAWPSDTQQRAKARAITAEMHSGFFDLRSELPMNIRARRKIQLSSGALKDIARIDAIWSEQASKYPNEWLFGEWSIVDAMYAPVALRFQTYGIELSAAASAYQQKVLSSESLQQWLDEAALETSIVEEDEAGTEI
- a CDS encoding amino acid permease — translated: MKLFGSSLILAGTALGAGMLAIPMVLAQFGFIVSSVLMLFIFIGTTFSALLLAEACSKAKQSNSMSSVAYLTLGKAGQHFINILFYLLLVCMSIAYILGIGDILSKLLSDVGISVSTTTCYTLFSLLMGVIVVAGKGHIDRLNRGLFLMMVAMLFIVIFSLLNNINLDYITQGSEYSVNDIVKYSAIIFTSFASMVVIPSLIDYNREASQKEIRNMILLGSLIPLFCYLVWLFAIIGNLGTEAISRFHNISELINAFSASQSMIKTIVAIFSALALVTSFLGVSMALYDQNQDAITKNKPVAYLLTFVLPLALASLFSNQFVSMLDYAGMVLVFLAIWGPLMMVKKVRKPDFPDLCLESSYTAGGGTLALNVTFLFGALIFVSWFMS